The following proteins come from a genomic window of Miscanthus floridulus cultivar M001 chromosome 2, ASM1932011v1, whole genome shotgun sequence:
- the LOC136520196 gene encoding uncharacterized protein isoform X1, translating into MAGVEDEDEFKDALAAADPPPCSPKPTSNSKSKPATGGGLGRRLFASIPLPATLSAAIGRFSSPKPPASNVGLGLLLDAGAGPAPSADGPPASDAASGGSSLHMPSLAALQRQHGDDQVAGRGAGVEEEELGLVPAEEGWNTAEDCREKEGLAVDGRSANRNCFPTRGQVEEGEQCPGDELGAAVAQDQEVVVEQQGATEDFAAVVEDESNYSAVEQCAGDETRAVKASNAARVIKQECAGGILDAAEDGVSVGLQEEANAVVEEQGVDVISVQDQHEVVEQCAGDKLTTTTDGNAAQDQEVVVEQEGATEWYTALEAVEQCSDDGSKAGKDGDIVEEEKGVEEEGAVGLLLDAAKDGAPVESQEDDDLVVAEQNEDIVSLQDQHKVVEQSTSDQLRTATDDNAVQDQEVVELEGETECYTAVEAVEQCCYDGSKTVKDGDIVEEEKGVEEGAVGVLLDAAKDGAPVESQEDDDLVVAEQNEDVVSLQDQHKVVEQSTGDQLRTAIQDQEVVELEGETECYTAVEAVEQCTNHGSTAAKDGSVVEEKEKAVEQEVSVGVLDAAKDCITVEPQEENVVVAEHGEDGISVQDQHKVVEQCTSGRPRTTMDDNASEGQGVVKQEGAIFDMDATTDDIAVEDQEKEMKESDGDESRATRDENSVEVKDKVVDQEDVVDEYGVTKDGSGAELLENNVVAVEQGEDGISLSDEDNIVELYTSDQLRSTLDDHAAENQKAVGQEGDIVERAVTTDRIASEDQEKEVEQSAGDESRSTKDENGLEDNENVDPEDVINIQGVINDDSCVEAQEEGVVGAEQGGDAMSVGDEGNAVEQCTNDQLRATMEDNAAEFQELVEQEGVTFEKGMTAGGITVEDQDKEVEQSAGDESSITEGENAVEDNKKVDQEDAINRQGTAKEDSGVEPQEENVVDPDQGVDDLSVLDEGNVVVQCTSDQLRTTMEDNAAELLEVVEQEGAIVEKGVASDGITVEDQDKEMEQSAGDELRATDGENSVEDKKVYQEDAIDKQGAAKDGSGVESQEENMVVPDQGMDGLSVLDEGNVEPQCTSDQLRTTTDNNNATVDPEVVEQGVGSTLGAAKVGIAVEESREEDIMVAEQVEDGVFVQDQDEAVEQHTSDQLRTITDDNAVEDQEVHREKIGLSEGYPQRPGKQNCRFYMSTGSCSYGSSCHFNHPRLKAKLEVSSFPSEQRNHEVEFLELNRVGLPIREGARKCTYYMRNGTCGYGKKCCYNHPEQVLDVQLHTATGWDDTNLQSSPHSKKSPEHGTMDDISSGSEILPPNILRMLLPPQNVPPCTEEKEMRIKKDPDWASASDDSDGCCSADSSDGPLCKQEHGDYPERPVCPFLLRFGNCRFGSSCQYYHPKDKFPSTYHPKDKFQSRYHPKEKSSRYHPKKEPSLSGELMVYPDRPGEPECPFYVKTGSCKFGANCKFHHPKDITPSLQGPASSKRSVAANEHNPAARTTLKDQMYQQQKYPERPGQPDCRYYMQFGKCKFESACIFNHPKELSSGWHPAECPFYMKTGTCQFGSACEFYHPKDRCPSRAGVIDGTDYGHDFATKSQNVLQHQISSSKRSSSKELGPFPYKRLP; encoded by the exons atggctggggTGGAAGACGAGGACGAGTTCAAGGACGCCCTGGCGGCCGCCGATCCGCCACCTTGCTCGCCGAAGCCCACCTCCAACTCCAAGTCCAAGCCCGCTACCGGCGGTGGCCTCGGGAGGAGGCTGTTCGCTTCCATTCCTCTCCCCGCCACCCTCTCCGCCGCCATCGGCCGCTtctccagtcccaagccgccgGCTTCCAATGTGGGCCTCGGGCTCCTACTCGACGCGGGGGCGGGGCCCGCTCCCTCCGCCGACGGCCCCCCTGCCTCCGACGCGGCCTCGGGCGGCAGCAGCCTCCACATGCCCTCGCTGGCTGCACTCCAGCGGCAGCACGGGGACGATCAGGTTGCTGGGCGTGGCGCaggtgtggaggaggaggagctagggTTGGTACCGGCCGAGGAAGGGTGGAATACAGCTGAAGACTGTCGGGAGAAGGAAGGTCTTGCTGTTGATGGGCGCTCTGCGAACAGAAATTGTTTCCCGACGCGTGGTCAGGTGGAGGAGGGGGAGCAGTGCCCTGGTGATGAGTTGGGGGCAGCCGTGGCCCAAGatcaggaggtggtggtggagcaaCAAGGGGCCACCGAGGATTTTGCTGCTGTGGTGGAAGATGAGAGTAACTACTCTGCAGTAGAGCAATGTGCTGGTGATGAAACAAGGGCAGTCAAGGCTAGCAATGCTGCGAGGGTGATCAAGCAAGAGTGTGCTGGTGGCATACTGGATGCAGCTGAAGATGGTGTTTCTGTAGGATTGCAAGAGGAGGCGAATGCTGTGGTGGAAGAGCAAGGCGTGGATGTCATTTCTGTACAAGATCAACATGAGGTGGTGGAGCAGTGCGCTGGTGATAAATTGACAACAACCACAGATGGTAATGCTGCACAAGATCaagaggtggtggtggagcaagAAGGGGCAACTGAGTGGTACACTGCTTTGGAAGCTGTAGAACAATGCAGCGATGATGGGTCAAAAGCAGGAAAGGATGGGGATATTGTTGAAGAAGAGAAgggtgtggaagaagaaggtgctGTTGGTCTACTACTGGATGCAGCCAAGGATGGTGCTCCTGTGGAATCACAAGAGGATGATGATTTGGTGGTGGCAGAGCAAAATGAGGATATCGTTTCTTTACAAGATCAACATAAAGTAGTCGAGCAGTCTACCAGTGATCAATTGAGAACAGCCACAGATGATAATGCTGTACAAGATCAAGAGGTGGTAGAGCTAGAAGGGGAAACTGAGTGTTACACTGCTGTGGAAGCTGTAGAACAATGCTGCTATGATGGGTCAAAAACAGTGAAGGATGGCGATATTGTTGAAGAAGAGAAGGGTGTGGAAGAAGGTGCTGTTGGTGTACTACTGGATGCAGCCAAGGATGGTGCTCCTGTGGAATCACAAGAGGATGATGATTTGGTGGTGGCAGAGCAAAATGAGGATGTCGTTTCTTTACAAGATCAACATAAAGTAGTGGAGCAGTCCACCGGTGATCAATTGAGAACAGCCATACAAGATCAAGAGGTGGTGGAGCTAGAAGGGGAAACTGAGTGTTACACTGCTGTGGAAGCTGTAGAACAATGCACCAATCATGGATCAACAGCAGCCAAGGATGGCAGTGTTgtggaagaaaaggagaaggcggTGGAGCAAGAAGTTTCTGTTGGTGTACTGGATGCAGCTAAAGATTGCATTACTGTGGAACCACAAGAGGAGAATGTGGTGGTGGCGGAGCATGGCGAGGATGGCATTTCTGTGCAAGATCAACATAAGGTGGTGGAGCAATGTACCAGTGGTCGACCGAGAACAACCATGGATGATAATGCTTCAGAAGGTCAAGGGGTGGTGAAGCAGGAAGGTGCCATTTTTGATATGGACGCAACAACAGATGATATTGCTGTTGAAGATCAAGAGAAGGAAATGAAGGAATCTGATGGTGATGAATCAAGAGCAACCAGGGATGAAAATTCTGTGGAAGTTAAGGATAAGGTGGTGGACCAAGAAGATGTCGTAGACGAATACGGTGTGACCAAGGATGGCAGTGGTGCGGAGTTACTAGAGAACAACGTAGTGGCTGTAGAGCAAGGTGAGGATGGCATCTCTCTATCAGATGAGGATAATATTGTGGAACTATACACAAGTGATCAACTGAGATCAACCCTGGATGACCATGCGGCAGAAAATCAAAAGGCGGTGGGGCAAGAAGGTGACATTGTTGAAAGGGCTGTGACCACAGATCGTATTGCTAGTGAAGACCAAGAGAAGGAAGTAGAGCAATCTGCTGGTGATGAATCAAGGTCAACCAAGGATGAGAATGGTCTGGAAGATAATGAGAATGTGGATCCAGAAGATGTGATCAACATACAAGGTGTGATCAATGATGACAGTTGTGTGGAGGCACAAGAGGAGGGCGTGGTGGGTGCAGAGCAAGGTGGGGATGCCATGTCTGTAGGAGATGAGGGTAATGCGGTGGAGCAATGCACCAATGATCAGCTGAGAGCAACCATGGAGGATAATGCTGCAGAATTCCAAGAGTTGGTGGAGCAAGAAGGTGTCACTTTTGAAAAGGgtatgactgctggtggcattacTGTTGAAGATCAAGACAAGGAAGTGGAACAATCTGCAGGTGACGAATCAAGCATAACCGAGGGTGAGAATGCTGTGGAAGATAACAAGAAGGTGGATCAAGAAGATGCCATTAACAGACAAGGTACAGCTAAGGAAGACAGTGGTGTGGAGCCACAAGAGGAGAACGTTGTGGATCCAGATCAAGGTGTGGATGACCTTTCTGTACTAGATGAGGGTAATGTGGTGGTACAATGCACCAGTGATCAATTGAGAACAACCATGGAAGATAATGCTGCAGAATTGCTAGAGGTGGTGGAGCAAGAAGGCGCCATTGTTGAAAAGGGTGTGGCCTCAGATGGCATTACTGTTGAAGATCAAGACAAGGAAATGGAACAATCTGCAGGTGACGAATTAAGAGCGACCGACGGTGAGAATTCTGTGGAAGATAAAAAGGTGTATCAAGAAGATGCCATTGACAAACAAGGTGCAGCTAAGGATGGCAGTGGTGTGGAGTCACAAGAGGAGAACATGGTGGTTCCAGACCAAGGTATGGATGGCCTTTCTGTACTAGATGAGGGTAATGTGGAACCACAGTGCACCAGTGATCAACTGAGAACAACCACAGATAATAATAATGCTACAGTTGATCCAGAGGTGGTGGAGCAAGGTGTTGGTAGCACCTTGGGTGCAGCCAAGGTTGGCATTGCTGTGGAAGAATCACGAGAGGAGGACAtcatggtggcagagcaagttgAAGATGGTGTTTTTGTACAAGATCAAGATGAGGCAGTGGAGCAACACACCAGTGATCAACTGAGAACAATCACAGATGATAATGCTGTGGAAGATCAAGAGGTGCACAGAGAGAAGATTGGTCTCTCTGAAGGATACCCACAGAGGCCTGGTAAACAGAACTGCCGTTTTTACATGTCAACCGGGAGCTGCTCATATGGGTCATCATGCCACTTCAATCATCCACGG CTCAAAGCAAAACTGGAAGTTTCAAGTTTCCCTTCTGAACAAAGAAATCATGAAGTTGAATTTCTGGAACTGAACCGTGTTGGCCTCCCCATTCGAGAA GGAGCAAGGAAGTGTACCTATTACATGCGTAATGGTACATGTGGATATGGAAAGAAATGTTGTTATAACCATCCAGAGCAAGTGCTTGATGTTCAACTCCACACGGCAACGGGATGGGATGATACTAACTTGCAATCTTCACCACACTCAAAGAAGTCACCTGAACATGGAACCATGGATGACATATCGTCTGGATCTGAGATCCTTCCTCCAAACATACTTCGGATGCTTTTACCTCCTCAGAATGTGCccccttgtacagaagaaaaggAAATGAGGATAAAAAAG GATCCTGATTGGGCATCTGCTTCAGATGATTCTGATGGCTGCTGCTCGGCGGATAGCTCAGATGGGCCTTTGTGCAAGCAGGAACATGGGGACTATCCTGAGAGGCCTGTATGCCCTTTCCTTCTGAGATTTGGTAATTGTAGGTTTGGATCATCGTGCCAATATTACCATCCAAAAGACAAATTTCCAAGTACCTACCATCCAAAAGACAAATTCCAAAGTAGATACCATCCAAAAGAAAAATCAAGTAGATACCATCCAAaaaaagagccatcactatcagGAGAACTGATGGTTTATCCTGACAGACCTGGTGAACCTGAGTGCCCCTTCTATGTGAAAACCGGGTCCTGTAAATTTGGTGCAAACTGTAAGTTTCATCACCCGAAGGATATAACCCCAAGCTTGCAGGGTCCAGCAAGTTCAAAAAGGTCAGTTGCTGCAAACGAACACAACCCAGCAGCTAGAACCACACTAAAAGATCAGATGTACCAGCAACAAAAATATCCTGAGAGGCCTGGTCAACCAGATTGCCGGTACTACATGCAATTTGGGAAATGTAAATTTGAATCAGCATGtatattcaatcatccaaaagaaCTTTCAAGTGGGTGGCATCCCGCAGAATGCCCATTCTACATGAAAACTGGGACATGCCAATTTGGATCAGCTTGTGAATTTTATCACCCGAAAGATCGGTGCCCAAGCAGAGCG GGAGTAATTGATGGTACTGACTATGGACATGATTTTGCCACGAAGTCACAGAATGTTCTGCAGCATCAAATTTCATCATCCAAGCGATCGTCTTCCAAAGAATTAG GACCGTTTCCCTACAAACGACTTCCTTGA
- the LOC136520196 gene encoding uncharacterized protein isoform X2, with protein MAGVEDEDEFKDALAAADPPPCSPKPTSNSKSKPATGGGLGRRLFASIPLPATLSAAIGRFSSPKPPASNVGLGLLLDAGAGPAPSADGPPASDAASGGSSLHMPSLAALQRQHGDDQVAGRGAGVEEEELGLVPAEEGWNTAEDCREKEGLAVDGRSANRNCFPTRGQVEEGEQCPGDELGAAVAQDQEVVVEQQGATEDFAAVVEDESNYSAVEQCAGDETRAVKASNAARVIKQECAGGILDAAEDGVSVGLQEEANAVVEEQGVDVISVQDQHEVVEQCAGDKLTTTTDGNAAQDQEVVVEQEGATEWYTALEAVEQCSDDGSKAGKDGDIVEEEKGVEEEGAVGLLLDAAKDGAPVESQEDDDLVVAEQNEDIVSLQDQHKVVEQSTSDQLRTATDDNAVQDQEVVELEGETECYTAVEAVEQCCYDGSKTVKDGDIVEEEKGVEEGAVGVLLDAAKDGAPVESQEDDDLVVAEQNEDVVSLQDQHKVVEQSTGDQLRTAIQDQEVVELEGETECYTAVEAVEQCTNHGSTAAKDGSVVEEKEKAVEQEVSVGVLDAAKDCITVEPQEENVVVAEHGEDGISVQDQHKVVEQCTSGRPRTTMDDNASEGQGVVKQEGAIFDMDATTDDIAVEDQEKEMKESDGDESRATRDENSVEVKDKVVDQEDVVDEYGVTKDGSGAELLENNVVAVEQGEDGISLSDEDNIVELYTSDQLRSTLDDHAAENQKAVGQEGDIVERAVTTDRIASEDQEKEVEQSAGDESRSTKDENGLEDNENVDPEDVINIQGVINDDSCVEAQEEGVVGAEQGGDAMSVGDEGNAVEQCTNDQLRATMEDNAAEFQELVEQEGVTFEKGMTAGGITVEDQDKEVEQSAGDESSITEGENAVEDNKKVDQEDAINRQGTAKEDSGVEPQEENVVDPDQGVDDLSVLDEGNVVVQCTSDQLRTTMEDNAAELLEVVEQEGAIVEKGVASDGITVEDQDKEMEQSAGDELRATDGENSVEDKKVYQEDAIDKQGAAKDGSGVESQEENMVVPDQVDPEVVEQGVGSTLGAAKVGIAVEESREEDIMVAEQVEDGVFVQDQDEAVEQHTSDQLRTITDDNAVEDQEVHREKIGLSEGYPQRPGKQNCRFYMSTGSCSYGSSCHFNHPRLKAKLEVSSFPSEQRNHEVEFLELNRVGLPIREGARKCTYYMRNGTCGYGKKCCYNHPEQVLDVQLHTATGWDDTNLQSSPHSKKSPEHGTMDDISSGSEILPPNILRMLLPPQNVPPCTEEKEMRIKKDPDWASASDDSDGCCSADSSDGPLCKQEHGDYPERPVCPFLLRFGNCRFGSSCQYYHPKDKFPSTYHPKDKFQSRYHPKEKSSRYHPKKEPSLSGELMVYPDRPGEPECPFYVKTGSCKFGANCKFHHPKDITPSLQGPASSKRSVAANEHNPAARTTLKDQMYQQQKYPERPGQPDCRYYMQFGKCKFESACIFNHPKELSSGWHPAECPFYMKTGTCQFGSACEFYHPKDRCPSRAGVIDGTDYGHDFATKSQNVLQHQISSSKRSSSKELGPFPYKRLP; from the exons atggctggggTGGAAGACGAGGACGAGTTCAAGGACGCCCTGGCGGCCGCCGATCCGCCACCTTGCTCGCCGAAGCCCACCTCCAACTCCAAGTCCAAGCCCGCTACCGGCGGTGGCCTCGGGAGGAGGCTGTTCGCTTCCATTCCTCTCCCCGCCACCCTCTCCGCCGCCATCGGCCGCTtctccagtcccaagccgccgGCTTCCAATGTGGGCCTCGGGCTCCTACTCGACGCGGGGGCGGGGCCCGCTCCCTCCGCCGACGGCCCCCCTGCCTCCGACGCGGCCTCGGGCGGCAGCAGCCTCCACATGCCCTCGCTGGCTGCACTCCAGCGGCAGCACGGGGACGATCAGGTTGCTGGGCGTGGCGCaggtgtggaggaggaggagctagggTTGGTACCGGCCGAGGAAGGGTGGAATACAGCTGAAGACTGTCGGGAGAAGGAAGGTCTTGCTGTTGATGGGCGCTCTGCGAACAGAAATTGTTTCCCGACGCGTGGTCAGGTGGAGGAGGGGGAGCAGTGCCCTGGTGATGAGTTGGGGGCAGCCGTGGCCCAAGatcaggaggtggtggtggagcaaCAAGGGGCCACCGAGGATTTTGCTGCTGTGGTGGAAGATGAGAGTAACTACTCTGCAGTAGAGCAATGTGCTGGTGATGAAACAAGGGCAGTCAAGGCTAGCAATGCTGCGAGGGTGATCAAGCAAGAGTGTGCTGGTGGCATACTGGATGCAGCTGAAGATGGTGTTTCTGTAGGATTGCAAGAGGAGGCGAATGCTGTGGTGGAAGAGCAAGGCGTGGATGTCATTTCTGTACAAGATCAACATGAGGTGGTGGAGCAGTGCGCTGGTGATAAATTGACAACAACCACAGATGGTAATGCTGCACAAGATCaagaggtggtggtggagcaagAAGGGGCAACTGAGTGGTACACTGCTTTGGAAGCTGTAGAACAATGCAGCGATGATGGGTCAAAAGCAGGAAAGGATGGGGATATTGTTGAAGAAGAGAAgggtgtggaagaagaaggtgctGTTGGTCTACTACTGGATGCAGCCAAGGATGGTGCTCCTGTGGAATCACAAGAGGATGATGATTTGGTGGTGGCAGAGCAAAATGAGGATATCGTTTCTTTACAAGATCAACATAAAGTAGTCGAGCAGTCTACCAGTGATCAATTGAGAACAGCCACAGATGATAATGCTGTACAAGATCAAGAGGTGGTAGAGCTAGAAGGGGAAACTGAGTGTTACACTGCTGTGGAAGCTGTAGAACAATGCTGCTATGATGGGTCAAAAACAGTGAAGGATGGCGATATTGTTGAAGAAGAGAAGGGTGTGGAAGAAGGTGCTGTTGGTGTACTACTGGATGCAGCCAAGGATGGTGCTCCTGTGGAATCACAAGAGGATGATGATTTGGTGGTGGCAGAGCAAAATGAGGATGTCGTTTCTTTACAAGATCAACATAAAGTAGTGGAGCAGTCCACCGGTGATCAATTGAGAACAGCCATACAAGATCAAGAGGTGGTGGAGCTAGAAGGGGAAACTGAGTGTTACACTGCTGTGGAAGCTGTAGAACAATGCACCAATCATGGATCAACAGCAGCCAAGGATGGCAGTGTTgtggaagaaaaggagaaggcggTGGAGCAAGAAGTTTCTGTTGGTGTACTGGATGCAGCTAAAGATTGCATTACTGTGGAACCACAAGAGGAGAATGTGGTGGTGGCGGAGCATGGCGAGGATGGCATTTCTGTGCAAGATCAACATAAGGTGGTGGAGCAATGTACCAGTGGTCGACCGAGAACAACCATGGATGATAATGCTTCAGAAGGTCAAGGGGTGGTGAAGCAGGAAGGTGCCATTTTTGATATGGACGCAACAACAGATGATATTGCTGTTGAAGATCAAGAGAAGGAAATGAAGGAATCTGATGGTGATGAATCAAGAGCAACCAGGGATGAAAATTCTGTGGAAGTTAAGGATAAGGTGGTGGACCAAGAAGATGTCGTAGACGAATACGGTGTGACCAAGGATGGCAGTGGTGCGGAGTTACTAGAGAACAACGTAGTGGCTGTAGAGCAAGGTGAGGATGGCATCTCTCTATCAGATGAGGATAATATTGTGGAACTATACACAAGTGATCAACTGAGATCAACCCTGGATGACCATGCGGCAGAAAATCAAAAGGCGGTGGGGCAAGAAGGTGACATTGTTGAAAGGGCTGTGACCACAGATCGTATTGCTAGTGAAGACCAAGAGAAGGAAGTAGAGCAATCTGCTGGTGATGAATCAAGGTCAACCAAGGATGAGAATGGTCTGGAAGATAATGAGAATGTGGATCCAGAAGATGTGATCAACATACAAGGTGTGATCAATGATGACAGTTGTGTGGAGGCACAAGAGGAGGGCGTGGTGGGTGCAGAGCAAGGTGGGGATGCCATGTCTGTAGGAGATGAGGGTAATGCGGTGGAGCAATGCACCAATGATCAGCTGAGAGCAACCATGGAGGATAATGCTGCAGAATTCCAAGAGTTGGTGGAGCAAGAAGGTGTCACTTTTGAAAAGGgtatgactgctggtggcattacTGTTGAAGATCAAGACAAGGAAGTGGAACAATCTGCAGGTGACGAATCAAGCATAACCGAGGGTGAGAATGCTGTGGAAGATAACAAGAAGGTGGATCAAGAAGATGCCATTAACAGACAAGGTACAGCTAAGGAAGACAGTGGTGTGGAGCCACAAGAGGAGAACGTTGTGGATCCAGATCAAGGTGTGGATGACCTTTCTGTACTAGATGAGGGTAATGTGGTGGTACAATGCACCAGTGATCAATTGAGAACAACCATGGAAGATAATGCTGCAGAATTGCTAGAGGTGGTGGAGCAAGAAGGCGCCATTGTTGAAAAGGGTGTGGCCTCAGATGGCATTACTGTTGAAGATCAAGACAAGGAAATGGAACAATCTGCAGGTGACGAATTAAGAGCGACCGACGGTGAGAATTCTGTGGAAGATAAAAAGGTGTATCAAGAAGATGCCATTGACAAACAAGGTGCAGCTAAGGATGGCAGTGGTGTGGAGTCACAAGAGGAGAACATGGTGGTTCCAGACCAAG TTGATCCAGAGGTGGTGGAGCAAGGTGTTGGTAGCACCTTGGGTGCAGCCAAGGTTGGCATTGCTGTGGAAGAATCACGAGAGGAGGACAtcatggtggcagagcaagttgAAGATGGTGTTTTTGTACAAGATCAAGATGAGGCAGTGGAGCAACACACCAGTGATCAACTGAGAACAATCACAGATGATAATGCTGTGGAAGATCAAGAGGTGCACAGAGAGAAGATTGGTCTCTCTGAAGGATACCCACAGAGGCCTGGTAAACAGAACTGCCGTTTTTACATGTCAACCGGGAGCTGCTCATATGGGTCATCATGCCACTTCAATCATCCACGG CTCAAAGCAAAACTGGAAGTTTCAAGTTTCCCTTCTGAACAAAGAAATCATGAAGTTGAATTTCTGGAACTGAACCGTGTTGGCCTCCCCATTCGAGAA GGAGCAAGGAAGTGTACCTATTACATGCGTAATGGTACATGTGGATATGGAAAGAAATGTTGTTATAACCATCCAGAGCAAGTGCTTGATGTTCAACTCCACACGGCAACGGGATGGGATGATACTAACTTGCAATCTTCACCACACTCAAAGAAGTCACCTGAACATGGAACCATGGATGACATATCGTCTGGATCTGAGATCCTTCCTCCAAACATACTTCGGATGCTTTTACCTCCTCAGAATGTGCccccttgtacagaagaaaaggAAATGAGGATAAAAAAG GATCCTGATTGGGCATCTGCTTCAGATGATTCTGATGGCTGCTGCTCGGCGGATAGCTCAGATGGGCCTTTGTGCAAGCAGGAACATGGGGACTATCCTGAGAGGCCTGTATGCCCTTTCCTTCTGAGATTTGGTAATTGTAGGTTTGGATCATCGTGCCAATATTACCATCCAAAAGACAAATTTCCAAGTACCTACCATCCAAAAGACAAATTCCAAAGTAGATACCATCCAAAAGAAAAATCAAGTAGATACCATCCAAaaaaagagccatcactatcagGAGAACTGATGGTTTATCCTGACAGACCTGGTGAACCTGAGTGCCCCTTCTATGTGAAAACCGGGTCCTGTAAATTTGGTGCAAACTGTAAGTTTCATCACCCGAAGGATATAACCCCAAGCTTGCAGGGTCCAGCAAGTTCAAAAAGGTCAGTTGCTGCAAACGAACACAACCCAGCAGCTAGAACCACACTAAAAGATCAGATGTACCAGCAACAAAAATATCCTGAGAGGCCTGGTCAACCAGATTGCCGGTACTACATGCAATTTGGGAAATGTAAATTTGAATCAGCATGtatattcaatcatccaaaagaaCTTTCAAGTGGGTGGCATCCCGCAGAATGCCCATTCTACATGAAAACTGGGACATGCCAATTTGGATCAGCTTGTGAATTTTATCACCCGAAAGATCGGTGCCCAAGCAGAGCG GGAGTAATTGATGGTACTGACTATGGACATGATTTTGCCACGAAGTCACAGAATGTTCTGCAGCATCAAATTTCATCATCCAAGCGATCGTCTTCCAAAGAATTAG GACCGTTTCCCTACAAACGACTTCCTTGA